In Chiloscyllium plagiosum isolate BGI_BamShark_2017 chromosome 18, ASM401019v2, whole genome shotgun sequence, a single genomic region encodes these proteins:
- the wdr6 gene encoding WD repeat-containing protein 6 isoform X4: protein MQCESVSLLSPITALQFVGDMLVSGEGASVNLYTLNSANGYERKLSCNVLQNYCVHGIKPWPLHVQTNSSRLAVFGAKGLIVLELESCAREPKLQRIGQLHELHDWIWDLQWLESDCESDLYFGLALGHNSVVLCDYKARRTLREVHCDVKCILYSACFVGHNWDELILISGTVFNQLVLWRMEGPTNEDGRVQTERRISGHSGVIFSIHYLEKNGVLASASDDRSIRLWEVGNLHQALNGGDGEVDSVQCLLRLYGHQSRVWSVRLMEDRIISIGEDSACIVWSYDGDIIDCFKGHKGRSVRALAVNEDKGWLVTGGADSGIRLWKIQGKKAEGMAIIQLKCGEICKRGTPKALTLADPTLLLVLTDAGSIYSYCLASGQWKLIMEDASYQSYGLLAVRRLGNGCVVCAVGNIDGWVKIFTLSEPVEMLENRVHQGKVHSLGWASQEGQSPDECHLFSSGADGIMIWRVVSCKGDRVVSVAEKCRYLLPLCKHRWHTSVVFLSEAHLLVCGDRRGSLLLYSCAGRDRDKQQRLSEGSVDVVVSDDTAGGYRQGRFLPGSPGIVSQPDCEGPLSILPGLHGKLGVTSVLFHDGFIYSTGRDGYYRQLTVEDKKLKLLRSQRTCKGMDWLERLLATPEGDLLVLGFHSTNFVLWNAKTSEKLLCIPCGGGHRSWSYCNSPTNEFFAYIKSGDIFICQGNSGDCSRTVIKECMHGRELTCVRFVKRLESSAAGPISIMATGSEDTTVNILAVYESSGHVSKLTTVDDHISSVRTIAVTGSCRAGNGDSSSSVLFSAGGRAELQSYCLLIRHVDGGAPLSCQVEHLASHRLAEDWEHKKNRHRMLKMDPETRYMSIVVVDTEANFRTASISLCHFLAAACSDGSVRLFLVDECKRKIILLAESFYHQRCVLKLQTFTFQPTTRGRKGPLLEQRKELICFACRNQRKMACLPSTRERNLLLITKRHLRRNHFPQIIRNH from the exons ATGCAGTGTGAGTCTGTGTCACTGCTCTCGCCCATCACAGCTTTGCAGTTTGTGGGAGACATGCTTGTCTCAG GTGAAGGAGCCAGTGTAAATCTTTACACTTTGAATTCGGCAAATGGCTACGAGAGAAAGCTTTCTTGCAATGTGCTTCAAAACTACTGTGTTCACGGCATCAAACCGTGGCCTCTACATGTGCAAACTAACAGCTCACGGCTGGCTGTGTTTGGCGCGAAAGGCCTCATTGTGCTCGAGCTTGAATCGTGTGCCAGAGAGCCAAAGCTGCAGAGGATCGGGCAGCTACACGAACTGCACGACTGGATTTGGGACCTTCAGTGGCTGGAGAGTGACTGTGAATCGGACTTGTATTTTGGCCTGGCTCTCGGGCACAACTCTGTGGTTCTATGTGACTACAAGGCAAGAAGGACCTTGCGTGAAGTGCACTGCGATGTCAAATGTATCCTGTACTCTGCTTGCTTTGTGGGTCACAATTGGGACGAACTAATTTTGATTTCTGGAACTGTCTTTAACCAACTTGTCCTGTGGCGAATGGAGGGTCCCACCAATGAGGACGGTAGGGTACAAACAGAAAGACGCATTAGTGGGCACAGTGGGGTcatcttcagtattcattactTGGAGAAGAATGGTGTTCTtgcctcagcctccgatgataGAAGCATAAGACTCTGGGAAGTTGGGAACTTGCACCAAGCTCtgaatggtggtgatggtgaggtaGATTCAGTACAGTGCCTTCTACGGTTATATGGGCACCAGTCCAGGGTCTGGTCAGTACGGCTCATGGAAGATCGTATTATCAGCATTGGGGAAGATTCAGCTTGCATTGTGTGGAGCTATGATGGAGATATCATTGACTGTTTTAAAGGACATAAAGGGAGGAGTGTGAGAGCACTGGCTGTTAATGAAGATAAGGGCTGGTTAGTcactggaggagcagactcagGTATCAGGTTGTGGAAGATTCAGGGGAAGAAAGCCGAAGGCATGGCCATTATTCAACTCAAATGTGGTGAAATCTGTAAAAGGGGCACACCAAAGGCTTTGACATTGGCTGACCCAACTCTTCTCTTGGTCCTGACTGATGCTGGAAGTATCTACAGCTATTGCCTGGCCTCTGGCCAATGGAAACTCATCATGGAAGATGCAAGTTACCAGTCGTACGGCCTGTTAGCAGTCAGAAGGCTGGGCAATGGCTGTGTTGTTTGTGCAGTCGGGAACATTGACGGCTGGGTGAAAATATTCACCCTTTCTGAGCCTgtggagatgctggagaatcgGGTGCACCAAGGGAAAGTGCACAGTCTCGGCTGGGCCTCCCAGGAAGGGCAGAGTCCAGATGAGTGCCACCTTTTCTCCTCGGGTGCCGATGGCATCATGATCTGGCGGGTGGTTTCCTGCAAGGGAGATCGGGTGGTCTCGGTGGCAGAGAAGTGCCGTTACCTCCTGCCATTGTGCAAGCACAGGTGGCACACGAGCGTGGTGTTCCTGTCTGAGGCCCATCTCCTGGTTTGCGGAGACCGCCGTGGCTCCTTGTTACTTTACTCCTGCgctgggagagacagagacaagcaGCAAAGGCTCAGCGAAGGGAGCGTGGATGTGGTGGTCTCGGATGATACAGCAGGAGGGTATCGCCAGGGCAGATTCCTACCTGGTTCACCTGGGATCGTCAGCCAGCCTGACTGCGAAGGGCCACTTTCCATTTTGCCGGGATTGCACGGAAAGTTGGGGGTGACGTCAGTTCTATTCCACGACGGTTTTATATACAGCACTGGACGGGATGGCTACTATCGTCAGCTGACAGTCGAAGACAAAAAGCTAAAATTGTTAAGGAGTCAGAGAACCTGTAAGGGGATGGACTGGCTCGAGCGACTGCTTGCGACGCCTGAAGGTGACCTCCTTGTACTTGGTTTCCATTCCACCAACTTTGTCCTGTGGAATGCCAAGACCAGCGAGAAGTTACTGTGCATCCCCTGTGGTGGAGGTCATAGGTCATGGAGCTACTGCAACTCCCCAACCAATGAATTCTTTGCCTACATCAAGTCAGGCGACATCTTCATTTGCCAAGGCAACTCGGGCGACTGCTCCCGGACAGTCATCAAGGAATGCATGCATGGCCGTGAGCTTACCTGTGTGCGATTTGTGAAAAGGCTTGAATCGTCAGCTGCTGGACCCATAAGTATCATGGCGACAGGCAGCGAGGACACAACAGTGAATATTTTAGCCGTTTACGAAAGCTCAGGTCATGTGTCCAAGCTGACAACGGTTGATGACCACATCTCCAGCGTGAGGACCATAGCTGTGACTGGAAGTTGCCGAGCTGGTAATGGTGACAGCTCCTCATCTGTGTTATTCTCTGCTGGTGGGAGAGCTGAGCTGCAATCTTACTGCCTTCTTATTCGACATGTCGATGGTGGTGCACCTCTCAGCTGTCAAGTGGAACACCTGGCTTCTCACAGGCTGGCTGAAGACTGGGAGCATAAGAAAAACAGGCACAGGATGCTCAAGATGGACCCCGAGACCAG GTACATGTCCATTGTGGTGGTGGACACTGAGGCGAATTTCAGGACAGCCTCCATCTCCTTGTGTCACTTCCTGGCTGCAGCCTGCAGTGATGGATCCGTGAG